The proteins below come from a single uncultured Dethiosulfovibrio sp. genomic window:
- a CDS encoding CvpA family protein, which produces MSLAMVVDLVFLFLTAILAVRGLMRGFLGEVISLVATVGGVLLALRFADQGGEMILEFLPEISSTVAKGGAMVAIFVVTALIGAIVGKLSKAFLSLASLTFLDRLLGVMAGMVKSLAILMVLFVVLSLSGPLIPRDLAVDSKAVALASSIWPYVAPYVISSGLIPEPATTGSVL; this is translated from the coding sequence ATGAGCCTTGCCATGGTGGTGGATCTGGTTTTTCTTTTCTTGACGGCGATCCTGGCGGTGAGGGGACTTATGAGGGGATTTCTGGGAGAGGTGATCTCCCTTGTGGCGACAGTGGGAGGGGTGCTTCTGGCCCTTCGTTTCGCCGATCAAGGAGGAGAGATGATACTGGAGTTTCTCCCCGAGATCTCCTCTACCGTGGCAAAAGGCGGAGCCATGGTCGCTATTTTCGTGGTGACCGCCCTTATCGGCGCTATCGTCGGTAAGCTGTCTAAGGCTTTTTTAAGCCTCGCATCTCTCACCTTTCTGGATAGATTGTTAGGTGTGATGGCAGGTATGGTAAAGTCCCTGGCGATCCTGATGGTGCTTTTCGTCGTGTTGAGTCTTTCTGGTCCTTTGATTCCCAGGGATTTGGCGGTAGATAGCAAGGCGGTGGCTTTGGCCAGCTCTATATGGCCCTACGTCGCTCCCTACGTTATTAGCTCCGGTCTCATACCGGAGCCTGCGACTACAGGATCGGTGCTTTGA